The Martelella sp. AD-3 genome includes a region encoding these proteins:
- a CDS encoding recombinase family protein → MNALSPLPPAILKRKAVVYVRQSTQSQVLHNLESQRSQYDLVNTARRHGFQQVEVIDDDLGRSASGAVARPGFERLVAWLCAGDVGAVLCLDASRLARNGRDWHHLLELCGLADARVIDQDGVYNPCAPNDRLLLGMKGTISEFELGILRARMLEAARSKAKRGELRINVPIGYIWHRDAGLGFDPDLRVQEAIRLIFSRFRELKSGRQVLLSLTQDKLSFPRPSEGRYMTSFDWTPIRYRNVISVLKNPFYAGIYAYGKSGPRAEIVDGRAHKSYGHGKPMEEWDIFLKDHHEGYIGWEEYERNLAHLATNAHGRKGGVKSGRGGRALLSGLMSCARCGCRITVTYPGQALSPVYRCDYMNTMLGHDRCVHFGGSRIDAAIAAEILRVVQPVAIEAAREAERMLTMASEERRRAAELDLQKAQYEAGLAERRYAACDPENRLIAATLERNWEATLQRLEACKMRVDVGEAPIVAVEPPDLEGLAEEVATAWNAAGVSARTRQRLVRTLIKDIVADVDEQSREVILTIHWQGGQHSQLRVKKPKPGQHGRVTSEDALTLIRSMAGRWSDSDIAATLNRMSLRTGCDHTWTAKRVSSTRKINGIRAYASADKQGGWLTMAEAAEKVGVTHHVIRRLIKEKILPAEQVMRHAPHQIRIVDLESDAVAEALRHRNAPCRDPRQTTLPMITNT, encoded by the coding sequence ATGAACGCGCTTAGCCCTCTTCCGCCGGCGATCTTGAAGCGCAAGGCCGTCGTTTATGTGCGGCAGTCGACACAAAGTCAGGTCCTGCACAATCTTGAAAGCCAGCGAAGCCAGTACGATCTCGTGAACACGGCTCGACGGCATGGTTTCCAGCAGGTCGAGGTCATCGACGATGATCTTGGGCGCTCTGCCAGTGGCGCTGTCGCCCGCCCGGGATTCGAGCGTCTTGTCGCCTGGCTCTGCGCCGGGGATGTAGGCGCAGTGCTTTGCCTCGACGCTTCTCGCCTCGCCCGAAACGGGCGTGACTGGCACCACTTGCTGGAGCTTTGCGGTCTGGCCGACGCCCGGGTCATCGACCAGGACGGCGTATACAATCCCTGCGCACCCAATGATCGTCTGTTGCTCGGCATGAAGGGAACAATCAGCGAGTTCGAACTCGGCATTCTACGGGCGCGAATGCTCGAGGCCGCCCGGTCAAAGGCTAAGCGGGGCGAACTGCGCATCAACGTGCCCATCGGCTATATTTGGCATCGCGATGCGGGCCTTGGCTTCGATCCCGATCTGCGTGTGCAGGAGGCCATCCGCCTGATCTTCAGCCGCTTCCGGGAACTGAAAAGCGGCCGCCAAGTCCTGTTGTCGCTGACGCAGGACAAGCTCTCATTCCCACGCCCCTCCGAGGGGCGTTACATGACGTCATTCGACTGGACGCCAATCCGGTATCGCAACGTCATCTCTGTGCTCAAGAATCCCTTTTATGCTGGGATTTATGCCTATGGGAAAAGCGGGCCCCGCGCCGAGATCGTGGATGGGCGGGCCCATAAATCCTACGGCCATGGCAAGCCTATGGAAGAATGGGATATCTTCCTGAAGGACCACCATGAAGGTTACATCGGCTGGGAAGAATATGAGCGCAATCTGGCCCATCTGGCGACCAATGCGCACGGTCGGAAAGGCGGTGTCAAGTCTGGGCGCGGCGGTCGCGCGCTGCTCTCTGGATTGATGTCGTGCGCGCGATGCGGCTGCCGTATCACGGTCACGTATCCCGGCCAGGCCTTGAGCCCGGTCTACCGCTGCGACTACATGAACACGATGCTTGGTCACGACCGGTGTGTTCATTTTGGCGGGTCACGGATCGACGCCGCGATCGCCGCAGAGATTCTTCGCGTGGTGCAGCCCGTTGCGATAGAAGCAGCGAGGGAGGCGGAACGAATGCTGACAATGGCCAGCGAAGAACGACGACGCGCTGCGGAGCTCGACTTGCAGAAGGCGCAGTATGAGGCTGGACTGGCAGAGCGCCGCTATGCGGCCTGCGATCCCGAGAACCGACTTATTGCGGCCACGCTTGAACGGAACTGGGAGGCGACCCTGCAGCGTCTCGAGGCGTGCAAAATGCGCGTTGACGTCGGTGAGGCCCCCATCGTCGCAGTGGAACCACCTGACCTTGAAGGCTTGGCCGAAGAGGTGGCCACGGCCTGGAACGCAGCTGGCGTCAGCGCGCGGACCCGCCAACGCCTGGTGCGCACGCTGATCAAGGACATTGTCGCGGACGTCGATGAGCAAAGTCGCGAAGTGATCTTGACCATCCACTGGCAAGGTGGCCAACACTCCCAGCTGCGCGTCAAGAAGCCCAAACCCGGCCAGCATGGCCGCGTCACTTCCGAAGATGCCTTGACCTTGATCCGATCCATGGCCGGACGTTGGAGCGATAGTGACATTGCTGCGACGCTCAACAGAATGAGCCTGCGCACGGGGTGCGATCACACCTGGACCGCGAAACGAGTCTCCTCCACCCGGAAGATCAATGGCATTCGAGCTTACGCGTCGGCCGACAAGCAGGGCGGGTGGCTTACGATGGCCGAAGCGGCTGAGAAAGTGGGGGTGACACATCACGTCATCCGCCGGCTAATCAAAGAGAAAATCCTGCCGGCTGAACAGGTTATGCGGCACGCACCACATCAGATAAGAATCGTCGACCTCGAAAGTGATGCGGTTGCCGAAGCCCTGAGGCACCGAAATGCCCCGTGTCGCGATCCCCGGCAAACTACACTTCCAATGATTACAAACACTTAG